The following proteins come from a genomic window of Gimesia chilikensis:
- a CDS encoding endonuclease/exonuclease/phosphatase family protein has product MASKSKKKTSFVKSWKLRGLALLLIGLLGGGAFHFDVVKPAQLTKWVKQIISTTASSSTPADWNSTEIDLPRSNDTIRIASFNIQVFGVSKMSKPQVPQILARIIQQFDVVAVQEIRSKDLSFLDEFLAILNSGERRYAYIIGAPQGRTISKEQYAYFYDTARVMVNHKWTYTVIDKYDKLHRPPYVAHFQTLSPSSENPFTFTLINIHTDPDETDQELNVLDDVYRVVANDGSQEDDVILLGDLNVDDQNLGELGRVGDLMWTVSKTPTNTRQSKQYDNILFSQHRSQEFTGISGVYDFKTRFKLTEEEALLVSDHLPVWAEFQVTEKGGIRQAGVQGMQPR; this is encoded by the coding sequence ATGGCTTCCAAATCCAAAAAGAAAACTTCGTTCGTCAAATCCTGGAAATTACGTGGCCTGGCGTTACTGCTGATCGGTCTGCTCGGCGGTGGTGCATTTCACTTCGACGTCGTCAAGCCCGCCCAGCTGACAAAGTGGGTCAAACAGATTATCTCGACCACAGCTTCCAGCTCCACACCGGCTGACTGGAACTCGACTGAGATTGATCTGCCCCGTTCGAACGACACCATCCGGATTGCCAGTTTCAATATTCAGGTCTTTGGCGTCAGTAAGATGTCAAAACCCCAGGTCCCCCAGATCCTGGCCCGGATCATTCAGCAATTCGATGTCGTGGCGGTTCAGGAAATCCGCTCCAAGGATCTCTCCTTTCTGGATGAATTCCTGGCGATTCTGAATTCAGGAGAGCGGCGTTACGCTTATATCATTGGCGCGCCGCAGGGAAGAACCATCAGCAAAGAACAGTACGCCTACTTCTACGATACCGCCCGGGTCATGGTGAATCACAAATGGACGTACACCGTGATCGATAAATATGACAAACTGCATCGCCCTCCCTATGTGGCCCACTTCCAGACCTTGAGTCCTTCGAGTGAAAATCCTTTTACTTTTACACTGATCAACATTCACACCGATCCGGATGAAACCGACCAGGAACTGAATGTTCTCGACGATGTGTACCGGGTCGTGGCCAACGACGGCAGCCAGGAGGACGATGTGATCCTGCTGGGGGACCTGAATGTGGATGACCAGAACCTGGGTGAACTGGGACGGGTCGGAGACCTGATGTGGACCGTCTCGAAAACCCCCACCAACACCCGGCAGTCAAAGCAGTATGACAATATCCTGTTCAGCCAGCACCGCTCGCAGGAATTCACCGGCATTTCGGGTGTGTATGATTTCAAAACCCGCTTCAAACTCACCGAGGAAGAAGCACTGCTGGTTTCTGATCATCTTCCAGTCTGGGCCGAGTTCCAGGTCACCGAAAAAGGGGGAATCCGTCAGGCTGGTGTTCAGGGTATGCAGCCTCGTTAA
- a CDS encoding glutamine--tRNA ligase/YqeY domain fusion protein, with translation MSTPEEKTPTDFIRTIIQEDNKSGKHDGRVHTRFPPEPNGYLHIGHAKSICLNFGIANENPGGKCNLRFDDTNPEKEDVEYVDSIKEDVRWLGFDWDDREFYASDYFDQLYDFAVTLIKKGKAYACDLPADKMREYRGTATEPGKPSPGRSRSVEENLDLFERMKNGEFKEGEYVLRAKIDLASPNFHMRDPVIYRVRHVHHHRTGDKWCIYPMYDYTHCISDSIEKITHSICTLEFEDHRPLYDWILDELEVFHPQQIEFARLNMTYTVMSKRKLLELVQGKYVSGWDDPRMPTICGMRRRGVTPEALREFCKTIGVTKYNSMTDKVVLENCMRDHLNQVAPRVMGVLKPLRVVIDNYPDDTSEELDAINNPNDESAGTRKVPFSKVIYIERDDFMEDPPKKFFRLSPGKEVRLRYAYFVTCTDVIKDDDGEVVELRCTYDPATRGGDAPDGRKVKATIHWVSEAHALDAEVRLYDHLFDQPDPEDLPEGVDYKSNLNPRSLQVLSGCKLEPGLKEAEPGSRFQFERLGYFCVDTKDSAPGKPVFNRTVTLRDTWAKVGKQQ, from the coding sequence ATGTCAACTCCCGAAGAAAAAACGCCAACGGATTTTATTCGTACGATCATTCAGGAAGATAACAAATCGGGCAAGCACGATGGTCGCGTCCATACGCGATTCCCCCCCGAGCCGAACGGCTACCTGCACATTGGTCATGCCAAGTCGATTTGTCTTAACTTCGGTATCGCCAATGAAAACCCGGGCGGTAAATGTAACCTGCGGTTTGATGATACGAACCCTGAGAAAGAGGATGTGGAATACGTCGACTCGATCAAGGAAGACGTGCGCTGGCTCGGCTTCGACTGGGACGATCGCGAATTTTACGCCTCTGATTACTTCGATCAGCTTTATGATTTTGCAGTCACCCTGATCAAGAAGGGGAAGGCCTACGCCTGTGATCTGCCCGCAGATAAGATGCGCGAATATCGCGGAACCGCGACCGAGCCCGGCAAACCCAGTCCTGGACGTTCCCGCTCCGTTGAAGAAAACCTGGATCTGTTCGAACGGATGAAGAATGGCGAGTTCAAAGAAGGCGAGTATGTGCTCCGTGCGAAAATTGATCTCGCTTCGCCTAACTTCCACATGCGGGACCCCGTGATTTACCGGGTTCGTCATGTGCACCATCATCGGACCGGGGATAAATGGTGTATTTATCCGATGTATGACTATACGCACTGTATCTCGGATTCAATCGAAAAAATCACACATTCAATCTGCACGCTCGAGTTCGAAGATCACCGTCCGCTCTATGACTGGATCCTGGATGAACTGGAAGTCTTTCATCCACAGCAGATCGAGTTCGCCCGCCTCAACATGACCTATACCGTGATGAGCAAACGCAAACTGCTCGAACTGGTACAGGGCAAATACGTTTCCGGATGGGATGACCCCCGGATGCCCACCATTTGCGGGATGCGGCGTCGCGGCGTCACCCCAGAAGCGTTGCGTGAGTTCTGTAAAACAATCGGGGTAACCAAGTACAACTCGATGACCGATAAGGTTGTTCTGGAAAACTGCATGCGGGATCACCTGAATCAGGTCGCCCCCCGTGTGATGGGAGTTTTGAAACCTTTGCGCGTTGTGATCGACAATTATCCGGATGATACGTCCGAAGAACTGGATGCGATCAACAATCCGAATGATGAATCAGCGGGAACCCGCAAAGTACCGTTCTCGAAGGTGATTTACATCGAGCGTGACGACTTCATGGAAGACCCGCCGAAGAAGTTCTTCCGCCTGTCACCGGGTAAAGAGGTTCGCCTGCGATACGCCTACTTTGTGACCTGCACTGATGTCATCAAAGATGACGATGGTGAAGTGGTTGAACTTCGTTGTACCTACGATCCGGCAACCAGAGGCGGTGATGCTCCTGACGGCCGGAAAGTCAAAGCGACGATTCACTGGGTCTCAGAAGCGCATGCCCTGGATGCAGAAGTCAGACTGTATGACCACCTGTTCGATCAGCCCGATCCGGAAGATCTGCCCGAAGGAGTCGACTACAAGTCGAACCTGAATCCCCGCTCTTTACAGGTTCTGTCAGGTTGCAAGCTCGAACCAGGGCTGAAAGAAGCAGAACCGGGCAGTCGTTTCCAGTTTGAACGGCTGGGTTATTTCTGTGTCGATACAAAAGATTCAGCGCCCGGAAAACCGGTCTTCAATCGTACCGTCACTCTGCGTGATACGTGGGCTAAAGTCGGGAAACAGCAGTAA
- a CDS encoding DUF3987 domain-containing protein: MPVSDQIERLEADQGRFDAWAETKPPITGAAVAKSGALLCLWPKRAPQGKQIECIAFPAYRDGSEPAGIILYRSNGENFPEIENGPGERKTHLLKGSQDGWVISGDLDAAETIIKVEGVPDWLVLAPHVPDGYAVVTNTHGAGSAAKNCPLDPFNGKRVIIIGDADESGVSGANGLAREVSPYALEVKVIIPDGEIAERGGKDLRDVMNENLQSGYSLQDTVRGILKKAEQQEPFQPVEDEPARDETDDGPGIEHKEPEQYESIPVDCFPSVLAKYGKEAADCIGCDPCFVMLPLLVATGSLLGGKRCLFFNSKYQIPSNLWGAVVAPSGTGKSPGFNAALSPMFKLQAFIEEKNREAFDQHDKDRLTYESELKDWKQKARKADTIPPDEPEKPEPPAVKAYTIDDSTSEATVLLLKDNPNGFLQQKDELSGLFADHDKYTKAKGSDAAMYLKAFDGTPLQNHRKGDRKPIYIPRPLISLAGGIQPAILKVSIPHTYRQNGMMGRFVFVYPPEKPLPLPSTKGVSEKTEREIDQLYQTLCDLAPYKTLDNGGYVPQRVYLSDDAMRAYERFFNQNRDEWFFKGDLVRSAWSKFNQIVLRIALIFQCVENATSGDDGQRVSLQTMQNAIRLTEFFKKETLRVYRIFDSEDEPEETPEQKQYRRLFEFVKDKGGTVSVRETQQGVRFKTADETEKALGELVKTGAAEWVDIPTKKKGRPSRGISLKNMKQCNSVTQQQKPLVLSGSVTGEGEFSGFEPFQEPEQAEATAPDDLGDFMEYLD, encoded by the coding sequence GTGCCTGTATCAGATCAGATTGAACGACTGGAAGCCGATCAGGGCAGGTTCGATGCATGGGCTGAAACCAAACCCCCGATAACGGGGGCAGCGGTTGCCAAGTCGGGCGCGTTGCTCTGCCTCTGGCCGAAGAGAGCACCACAGGGCAAGCAGATCGAGTGCATTGCGTTCCCTGCCTATCGTGATGGCTCAGAGCCTGCGGGAATTATTCTCTATCGGTCGAACGGGGAAAACTTCCCAGAGATCGAGAACGGACCAGGAGAGCGCAAGACGCATCTTTTAAAGGGCTCTCAGGATGGCTGGGTGATATCTGGCGATCTGGACGCAGCGGAAACCATTATCAAGGTTGAGGGGGTTCCTGATTGGCTGGTACTCGCTCCCCACGTTCCAGACGGCTATGCAGTTGTGACCAATACCCATGGCGCGGGATCTGCTGCCAAGAATTGCCCACTCGATCCGTTTAACGGGAAACGGGTAATCATCATCGGGGATGCCGACGAGAGCGGCGTGAGTGGTGCTAATGGGCTGGCCCGGGAGGTTTCCCCGTATGCACTGGAAGTCAAGGTAATCATCCCAGACGGTGAGATTGCCGAGAGGGGCGGAAAGGATTTAAGAGACGTTATGAATGAGAATCTGCAGTCTGGCTACTCCCTGCAGGATACCGTCAGAGGGATCTTGAAAAAGGCAGAACAGCAAGAGCCATTTCAGCCGGTTGAAGATGAACCAGCACGGGATGAGACGGACGACGGACCAGGCATAGAGCACAAAGAGCCGGAGCAATACGAGTCGATACCCGTTGACTGCTTCCCCTCTGTTCTGGCCAAGTATGGAAAGGAAGCTGCGGACTGTATCGGCTGTGATCCATGCTTTGTGATGCTGCCTTTGCTGGTGGCGACTGGCTCACTTCTGGGTGGTAAGCGGTGCCTGTTCTTTAACTCGAAATATCAGATTCCCTCTAACCTCTGGGGCGCTGTAGTGGCTCCCAGTGGGACAGGTAAATCCCCGGGATTCAATGCTGCCCTATCTCCCATGTTCAAGCTACAGGCTTTTATTGAGGAAAAGAACCGGGAGGCGTTCGACCAGCACGACAAAGACAGGCTCACTTATGAGTCAGAATTGAAGGACTGGAAGCAGAAAGCGCGGAAGGCAGACACAATCCCCCCTGATGAACCGGAGAAGCCAGAACCACCAGCGGTGAAGGCGTACACAATCGACGATTCGACATCAGAGGCAACGGTACTGTTGCTGAAAGATAATCCGAACGGGTTTCTGCAGCAAAAGGACGAGCTGTCAGGGCTGTTTGCAGATCATGATAAATACACGAAAGCAAAGGGCTCGGATGCTGCGATGTATCTGAAAGCCTTTGACGGAACACCACTGCAGAACCACAGGAAGGGGGACAGGAAGCCAATCTACATCCCCAGACCGTTAATCAGTCTGGCCGGCGGTATTCAGCCAGCAATCCTGAAGGTGTCGATTCCGCATACTTACCGGCAAAACGGAATGATGGGGCGTTTCGTGTTCGTATATCCCCCAGAGAAGCCGTTACCGCTTCCCTCTACCAAAGGTGTGTCCGAAAAGACAGAGAGAGAAATTGACCAGCTGTATCAAACCCTCTGCGATCTGGCACCATACAAGACCCTGGACAACGGCGGGTACGTCCCCCAGAGGGTCTATCTGTCTGATGATGCCATGAGAGCCTATGAACGGTTCTTTAATCAGAATCGGGATGAGTGGTTCTTTAAGGGCGATCTGGTGCGGTCCGCATGGTCTAAATTCAATCAGATCGTGCTGAGAATCGCGCTAATATTCCAGTGTGTCGAGAATGCCACCAGTGGCGACGATGGGCAGCGGGTGAGCCTGCAGACGATGCAGAACGCAATCCGCCTGACTGAGTTCTTTAAAAAGGAAACTCTGCGGGTGTATCGAATTTTTGATTCCGAGGATGAGCCAGAAGAAACCCCAGAGCAGAAGCAGTACAGACGCCTGTTTGAGTTTGTGAAGGACAAAGGCGGTACTGTCTCAGTCCGTGAGACTCAGCAGGGTGTGAGGTTCAAGACTGCGGATGAGACGGAAAAGGCACTTGGCGAGCTGGTTAAAACCGGGGCTGCAGAGTGGGTAGACATCCCCACAAAAAAGAAAGGCAGACCATCCCGGGGGATCAGTTTGAAAAACATGAAACAGTGTAACAGTGTAACACAACAGCAAAAACCGCTTGTTTTAAGCGGTAGTGTTACAGGAGAGGGTGAGTTTTCAGGCTTTGAACCATTCCAAGAGCCGGAACAGGCCGAAGCCACAGCGCCGGATGATCTGGGGGATTTCATGGAATATCTGGACTAA
- a CDS encoding DNA polymerase ligase N-terminal domain-containing protein, producing MQQYVILRHDHPELHWDLMLEEGDVLKTWRLPQPPEIDPASDETSLDLTAEALPDHRLVYLEYEGPVSGDRGEVSRWDRGTFTLLERSEDQLVALLTGEELAGRLTLKKQDSENRWSLNYTAFF from the coding sequence ATGCAGCAGTACGTGATTCTGAGACACGATCATCCCGAATTGCACTGGGATCTGATGCTGGAAGAAGGGGATGTGCTCAAAACCTGGCGTCTCCCCCAGCCGCCGGAGATTGACCCGGCTTCGGATGAAACCTCACTCGATTTGACAGCAGAGGCGTTGCCCGATCATCGACTGGTTTATCTGGAATACGAGGGACCCGTCAGTGGAGACCGCGGGGAGGTCAGCCGCTGGGACCGGGGAACTTTCACTCTGCTGGAACGGAGCGAAGATCAACTGGTGGCTCTGCTCACCGGTGAGGAACTGGCAGGACGGCTCACTCTGAAAAAACAGGATTCAGAAAACAGGTGGAGTCTGAACTATACCGCTTTTTTTTGA
- a CDS encoding tyrosine-type recombinase/integrase, which translates to MRWTDPESGRDIWQSTKTRIKRDAERLQRSTERELNEGTFCKLSPISWVEFRDRYETEQAVSLAARTQNKINTVMNYVERHLNPKKLRELNETKISKLVKKLREQGLEEITIKYSLGHLRSMLNWAKTQKLIAQVPEFPKLKRARGKKVMRGRPITLEEFERIIKAIPAVMKPLGQTPASMERHRQVVQSWEFYLWGLWYSGLRLTESLQLHWEREDGLFVDLDGEFPIMRIRAEAEKGNKDRLLPITPDFAEFLQAVPEDQRTGPVFKPLPNRCHDTELIRESISRLVAKMGEKAGVIVGDKGNIDKVTGERKPRYASAHDFRRAFGVRWSRKMQVFELKELMRHQSIKTTEEFYLEQHTQDTARSIWAACKVDQRDNSRNSSGSADHAKQ; encoded by the coding sequence ATGCGGTGGACTGATCCTGAATCTGGCCGGGATATCTGGCAGAGCACTAAGACCAGGATCAAACGAGATGCCGAACGCCTACAGCGGTCAACAGAGCGCGAGTTAAACGAGGGGACATTCTGCAAGCTCTCCCCGATCAGCTGGGTAGAGTTCCGTGATCGGTACGAGACAGAGCAGGCGGTATCATTGGCTGCCCGGACGCAGAACAAAATCAATACCGTGATGAACTATGTGGAAAGACACCTGAACCCTAAGAAGCTCAGGGAACTGAACGAAACGAAGATCAGCAAGCTGGTTAAGAAGCTCAGGGAGCAGGGGCTTGAAGAGATCACGATTAAGTACAGTCTCGGACACCTGCGGTCTATGCTCAACTGGGCAAAGACGCAGAAGCTGATAGCACAGGTTCCCGAGTTCCCGAAACTCAAGCGGGCCAGAGGTAAAAAGGTAATGCGTGGTCGACCGATCACACTTGAAGAGTTCGAGCGTATCATTAAGGCAATCCCGGCGGTGATGAAACCACTCGGGCAGACACCAGCCAGCATGGAGCGACACAGGCAGGTTGTCCAGTCGTGGGAGTTCTATCTCTGGGGCTTGTGGTATTCCGGTCTGAGGCTCACAGAGTCCCTACAACTGCACTGGGAACGCGAGGATGGTCTATTCGTCGATCTGGACGGAGAGTTCCCCATAATGCGAATCAGGGCCGAAGCTGAGAAAGGGAACAAAGACCGACTCTTGCCGATCACCCCAGACTTTGCAGAGTTCCTGCAGGCAGTACCAGAGGACCAGAGAACCGGGCCAGTGTTTAAGCCACTCCCGAACCGATGCCACGATACGGAACTGATCAGGGAATCAATCTCGAGACTGGTTGCCAAGATGGGAGAGAAAGCGGGTGTGATCGTCGGTGATAAAGGGAACATCGACAAGGTAACCGGGGAGCGAAAACCCCGCTACGCGTCTGCTCATGATTTCCGTAGGGCGTTCGGTGTCCGATGGTCCCGCAAAATGCAGGTGTTCGAGCTGAAAGAGCTAATGCGACACCAGAGCATTAAAACGACTGAGGAATTCTATCTGGAACAACATACGCAGGATACCGCGCGGTCGATCTGGGCAGCCTGTAAGGTCGATCAACGGGATAATTCACGTAACAGTTCAGGGAGTGCCGACCATGCGAAGCAGTAA
- the gltX gene encoding glutamate--tRNA ligase, which produces MSTVRTRFAPSPTGYMHIGGMRTALFNWLWARHNGGQFILRIDDTDQERNIAAALDPILQAFKWLGLNWDEGPEVGGDFGPYFQSERNDLYRAAVDQLLADGKAYYCYDTPEQIQADREAAQSEKRNYLNIRRSLELTASQKEQFAAEGRPAVVRLLVPRDQKIQIDDAVRGHVEFDAGLMPDPVILRANGTPLYNLATVVDDAQMQITHVIRAEEHLSNTPVQVLIYQALGYELPQFAHIPFVAAPGGKEKLSKRKLDKYRKSPQFKKMFDKADSVFPRIGLANAEGLDPVMVEYYEKIGYLPEAILNALARLGWSLDDKTEIMSLDTIVENFTLDRVVKAAAGLDPDKLLSFQSHWMNQLSLDEKVAMCSPYLVKAGLVQDADDETTKQKIGQVIAGMEDRLKIASDILDFDEFFVADDQMEYDSKAFKKRIQNSDQAVELLGKIKNQLAAAEDFNADGLDKLLHDFVEAEGIGMGQIIHALRVAVSGKATGIGMFDCLSILGKESCVRRIDRAMALAQSDEN; this is translated from the coding sequence ATGAGTACCGTACGAACCCGTTTTGCACCCAGTCCCACCGGTTATATGCACATTGGTGGGATGCGTACGGCCCTGTTCAACTGGCTCTGGGCCCGGCATAACGGCGGTCAGTTTATTCTACGAATTGACGATACCGACCAGGAGCGCAACATCGCAGCCGCGCTGGATCCGATTCTGCAGGCGTTCAAGTGGCTGGGCCTCAACTGGGATGAAGGTCCGGAAGTCGGTGGTGACTTTGGTCCTTACTTCCAGTCCGAGCGAAATGATCTGTATCGGGCTGCCGTCGATCAGTTACTGGCTGACGGAAAGGCTTACTATTGTTACGACACTCCTGAGCAGATTCAGGCCGATCGGGAAGCCGCACAGAGTGAAAAACGCAACTATCTGAATATCCGCAGATCACTGGAACTGACAGCCAGCCAGAAGGAACAGTTCGCCGCTGAAGGGCGTCCTGCCGTTGTACGTCTGCTGGTTCCCCGGGATCAGAAAATCCAGATTGATGATGCAGTTCGCGGACATGTCGAATTCGACGCCGGTCTGATGCCCGACCCGGTCATACTGCGAGCCAATGGTACGCCCCTGTATAACCTGGCAACGGTGGTCGATGATGCCCAGATGCAGATCACACATGTGATTCGCGCCGAGGAGCATCTCTCCAACACGCCGGTGCAGGTGCTGATTTATCAGGCGCTGGGTTATGAACTGCCTCAGTTCGCACACATTCCGTTCGTAGCGGCGCCTGGTGGAAAAGAGAAACTCAGCAAACGCAAACTGGACAAATATCGTAAGAGTCCCCAGTTCAAAAAGATGTTCGACAAAGCAGACTCGGTCTTTCCCCGCATCGGTCTGGCTAATGCGGAAGGGCTGGATCCCGTCATGGTCGAGTATTACGAAAAGATCGGCTACCTGCCGGAAGCAATCCTGAACGCGCTGGCCCGACTCGGCTGGTCTTTGGATGATAAAACAGAAATCATGTCTCTCGATACGATTGTAGAGAACTTCACATTGGACCGGGTGGTCAAGGCGGCAGCGGGACTCGATCCGGATAAGCTGCTCAGCTTTCAGTCACACTGGATGAATCAGCTGTCGCTGGATGAAAAGGTTGCGATGTGCAGTCCCTACCTGGTGAAAGCCGGGCTGGTACAGGATGCGGACGACGAGACAACAAAACAAAAAATTGGTCAGGTCATTGCCGGTATGGAAGACCGCCTCAAAATTGCCAGCGATATTCTGGATTTCGATGAGTTCTTTGTCGCCGACGATCAAATGGAGTACGATTCCAAAGCGTTCAAGAAACGGATTCAGAATTCGGATCAGGCGGTCGAACTGCTGGGGAAAATCAAAAACCAGCTCGCAGCAGCGGAAGACTTCAATGCGGATGGTCTGGATAAGCTGCTGCACGATTTTGTGGAAGCGGAAGGGATCGGCATGGGGCAGATTATTCACGCCCTGCGGGTCGCCGTCAGTGGAAAAGCAACCGGGATCGGCATGTTTGACTGCCTGTCGATTCTCGGAAAAGAGAGTTGTGTCAGACGCATCGACCGGGCGATGGCGCTCGCTCAGAGTGACGAAAACTGA
- a CDS encoding metallophosphoesterase, translating into MDVITNGLILLMLSIGHAELWTSVINRTHAMKIHEVHLKRLRHVLEVLIVLFPIVLFFTVGLSDPGVLGGEEWSQLPGLWKPILIPCALGFAGLMYSAVRHQFYRPPRQQTAQSSELIQMRERLQDDLIGEGPYHYLAGLPFNEIFSVEFTRKTFQLPRLPQSWDGLKILHLSDLHYSGTLKREYFIELCHIGQEAQPDLIIFSGDLLDEMICLDWLQETLGSLQAPLGCFFILGNHDWNQDSQQIRQSLTELGWVDLTLEPVCLQHAGHSLYMTGTEAPWMGGLPALKRSADGAGIDVESDFTLLVSHTPDNYHWAARQEYDLVLSGHTHGGQVRIPPLGPIFAPSLHGTRYTSGTFFRGSTLLHVSRGVSGIHPLRWFCRPEISLLTLQAPTEHAASV; encoded by the coding sequence ATGGACGTAATCACTAATGGATTGATCTTGCTGATGCTGTCGATCGGACATGCTGAGCTCTGGACTTCGGTCATCAATCGCACGCATGCGATGAAGATACACGAGGTTCATCTCAAACGCTTGCGGCACGTGCTGGAAGTGCTCATCGTCCTGTTCCCGATTGTCCTGTTTTTTACAGTGGGACTTTCAGATCCCGGTGTCTTGGGCGGAGAAGAATGGAGTCAGTTGCCTGGCTTGTGGAAGCCTATATTGATTCCCTGTGCTCTGGGGTTCGCAGGCCTGATGTATTCTGCGGTTCGCCACCAGTTCTATCGGCCACCCCGACAACAGACAGCCCAGTCATCGGAACTGATTCAGATGCGCGAGCGGTTGCAGGATGATCTGATCGGTGAGGGGCCTTATCATTACCTGGCGGGACTACCATTCAATGAAATCTTCAGTGTGGAGTTCACGCGGAAAACATTTCAGCTGCCTCGTCTGCCTCAATCGTGGGATGGTTTGAAGATCCTGCATCTCAGTGATTTGCATTATTCAGGCACATTGAAACGCGAATACTTTATCGAGCTCTGCCATATCGGCCAGGAAGCCCAACCCGATCTGATTATTTTTTCCGGCGATCTACTGGATGAAATGATCTGTCTCGACTGGCTGCAGGAGACGCTGGGGTCCCTGCAGGCACCTCTGGGTTGTTTCTTCATTCTTGGAAATCATGACTGGAATCAGGACAGTCAGCAGATTCGACAGTCATTGACGGAACTGGGCTGGGTTGATTTGACTCTCGAACCGGTGTGTTTGCAGCACGCGGGGCATTCGCTTTATATGACAGGAACCGAAGCCCCCTGGATGGGGGGATTGCCTGCTTTAAAGCGGTCCGCTGATGGAGCAGGCATCGACGTTGAGTCCGACTTTACACTGTTAGTCAGTCACACGCCTGACAATTATCACTGGGCGGCCCGCCAGGAATACGATCTGGTGCTCTCGGGGCACACACATGGGGGACAGGTTCGCATTCCGCCCCTCGGACCGATCTTTGCGCCCAGTCTGCATGGAACCCGCTATACCAGTGGAACCTTTTTTCGTGGTTCAACGCTCCTGCACGTCAGTCGCGGCGTTTCGGGCATACACCCTTTGCGCTGGTTCTGCCGCCCCGAGATCAGCCTGTTAACTCTGCAGGCACCAACGGAGCATGCTGCATCCGTTTAA
- a CDS encoding glycosyltransferase family 4 protein — protein MSRRITITIPSLSLGGAEGVAAMMANHWAAEGDQVTLLTLDSAETDTFQLAPEVHRIALGLMRDSGNLLQALVNNRQRVQKLRAEIARSRPDVVISLTDRMNVLTLLAAGKAAYPVIVSERSDPRYHLMGRVWSYLRKKTYPRAAAVVVQTQGVADFCRSWLPSTRIEVIPNAVPAPRSSGIPVVTEEIVKARPASHVVLGMGRLSHEKGFDMLIDAFSNLADDFPDWKLRILGEGPLRETLQATIDQRGLQEQIELPGWVADPELALDQGDLFVLPSRYEGFPNALLQAMSRGLPCIGFDCQGSLADLSMRELKALLLPTKNQRELTSIHALEDLMRSLMADEKSLKELALMSLQASEKFSIPRYFASWDQLIKESLTGRDK, from the coding sequence TTGTCTCGACGGATCACCATCACGATTCCTTCGCTCAGTCTGGGCGGTGCAGAGGGGGTGGCTGCGATGATGGCCAATCATTGGGCTGCAGAGGGAGATCAGGTCACTCTGTTGACCCTCGATTCCGCAGAGACCGATACCTTTCAGCTCGCACCGGAAGTGCATCGCATTGCGCTGGGACTGATGCGTGATTCGGGAAATCTCCTGCAGGCATTAGTGAATAATCGTCAACGGGTTCAAAAACTTCGCGCTGAAATTGCCCGATCCAGGCCCGATGTGGTCATCAGCCTGACGGACCGGATGAACGTGCTGACGCTGTTGGCAGCCGGGAAAGCAGCTTATCCCGTGATTGTCTCCGAACGCTCGGACCCACGCTATCATCTGATGGGCCGCGTCTGGTCATACCTGCGTAAGAAAACATATCCTCGTGCAGCAGCCGTCGTGGTACAGACTCAGGGGGTGGCCGACTTTTGTCGCTCCTGGCTCCCTTCAACCCGTATTGAAGTCATTCCAAACGCAGTGCCTGCGCCACGCTCGTCAGGAATTCCCGTGGTGACGGAAGAGATTGTCAAAGCGCGGCCAGCCTCACATGTGGTACTGGGCATGGGCCGGCTCTCTCATGAAAAAGGCTTTGATATGTTGATTGATGCCTTTTCCAATCTGGCAGATGATTTTCCGGATTGGAAATTACGCATTCTGGGAGAAGGTCCCCTGCGTGAGACGCTGCAAGCCACGATTGATCAGCGGGGTCTGCAGGAGCAGATCGAACTGCCCGGCTGGGTGGCCGATCCCGAACTGGCCCTCGATCAGGGGGATCTGTTCGTGCTCCCCTCCCGTTACGAAGGTTTTCCCAATGCACTCTTGCAGGCAATGTCGCGCGGGTTACCCTGCATCGGATTTGACTGTCAGGGAAGTCTGGCTGATCTTTCCATGCGTGAACTAAAAGCGTTACTTCTACCTACGAAAAATCAACGTGAATTGACTTCCATTCACGCGCTCGAAGATCTGATGAGATCGCTCATGGCGGATGAAAAATCGCTAAAAGAGCTTGCTCTTATGAGTCTTCAGGCAAGCGAGAAGTTTTCCATCCCCCGCTATTTTGCATCGTGGGATCAGCTAATCAAAGAGTCTCTGACCGGAAGAGATAAATAA